One Aphelocoma coerulescens isolate FSJ_1873_10779 chromosome 8, UR_Acoe_1.0, whole genome shotgun sequence genomic region harbors:
- the PRKAA2 gene encoding 5'-AMP-activated protein kinase catalytic subunit alpha-2 isoform X1 has protein sequence MAEKQKHDGRVKIGHYVLGDTLGVGTFGKVKIGEHQLTGHKVAVKILNRQKIRSLDVVGKIKREIQNLKLFRHPHIIKLYQVISTPTDFFMVMEYVSGGELFDYICKHGRVEEAEARRLFQQILSAVDYCHRHMVVHRDLKPENVLLDAHMNAKIADFGLSNMMSDGEFLRTSCGSPNYAAPEVISGRLYAGPEVDIWSCGVILYALLCGTLPFDDEHVPTLFKKIRGGVFYIPEYLNRSVATLLMHMLQVDPLKRATIKDIREHEWFKEELPSYLFPEDPSYDATVIDDDAVREVCEKFECTESEVMNSLYSGDPQDQLAVAYHLVIDNRRIMNQASEFYLASSPPTGSFMDDSTLHIPPGVKPHPERMPPLIADSPKARCPLDALNTTKPKPLTVKKAKWHLGIRSQSKPYDIMAEVYRAMKQLDFEWKVVNAYHLRVRRKNPVTGNYVKMSLQLYQVDNRSYLLDFKSIDDEVMEQRSGSSTPQRSCSAAGLHRPRLSIDAAAATECPSLMGSLSGSFVGSIPSVPPRLGSHTMDFFEMCASLIMALAR, from the exons TTGGTGAACACCAGCTGACAGGGCACAAAGTAGCAGTAAAAATACTGAACAGGCAGAAAATCCGCAGCCTGGATGTGGTGGGGAAGATCAAACGAGAAATTCAAAACCTGAAACTCTTCCGGCACCCTCACATTATCAAACT GTACCAGGTCATCAGCACACCAACAGACTTCTTCATGGTCATGGAGTACGTGTCCGGCGGGGAACTGTTTGATTACATCTGTAAGCACGGACGT GTGGAGGAGGCAGAAGCTCGACGCCTTTTCCAGCAGATCCTCTCTGCAGTGGATTACTGCCACAGGCACATGGTTGTGCACAGGGACCTGAAGCCAGAGAACGTGCTGCTGGATGCACACATGAATGCAAAGATAGCTGATTTTG GACTGTCCAACATGATGTCAGATGGTGAATTTCTACGCACCAGCTGTGGTTCCCCAAATTATGCAGCCCCTGAAGTCATCTCTGGAAG GCTCTATGCTGGCCCAGAGGTGGACATCTGGAGCTGTGGTGTCATCCTCTACGCCCTCCTGTGCGGCACTCTGCCTTTTGACGACGAGCACGTCCCCACCCTGTTCAAGAAGATCCGTGGCGGGGTGTTTTACATCCCAGAATACCTCAACCGCTCCGTGGCCACGCTGCTCATGCACATGCTGCAGGTGGACCCCCTCAAGCGAGCCACCATCAAGGACATCAG GGAACACGAGTGGTTCAAGGAGGAGCTGCCCAGTtacctgttcccagaggaccCTTCCTACGACGCCACGGTCATCGACGACGACGCGGTGCGGGAGGTGTGCGAGAAGTTCGAGTGCACGGAGTCGGAGGTGATGAACAGCCTGTACAGCGGCGACCCGCAGGACCAGCTGGCCGTGGCCTATCACCTGGTCATCGACAACCGCCGCATCATGAACCAGGCCAGCGAGTTCTACCTGGCCTCCAGCCCCCCCACCGGCTCCTTCATGGACGACAGCACCCTGCACATCCCTCCGGGCGTGAAGCCGCACCCCGAGCGGATGCCGCCGCTCATCGCGGACAGCCCCAAAGCCCGCTGTCCCTTGGACGCCCTCAACACCACCAAGCCAAAGCCCCTGACTGTCAAAAAGGCCAAGTGGCACCTGGGGATCCGCAGCCAGAGCAAACCCTATGACATTATGGCCGAGGTGTACCGGGCTATGAAGCAGCTGGACTTCGAGTGGAAG GTGGTGAACGCCTACCACCTGCGGGTGCGCCGCAAGAACCCCGTGACCGGCAACTACGTGAAGATGAGCCTGCAGCTCTACCAGGTGGACAACCGCAGCTATCTGCTGGACTTCAAAAGCATCGACG ATGAGGTGATGGAGCAGAGGTCTGGCTCCTCCACGCCCCAGCGCTCCTGCTCGGCCGCGGGCTTGCACCGGCCGCGCCTGAGCATCGACGCGGCCGCGGCCACCGAGTGCCCGTCGCTGATGGGCTCCCTGAGCGGCTCCTTCGTTGGCAGCATCCCCTCGGTGCCCCCACGCCTGGGCAGCCACACCATGGACTTCTTTGAGATGTGTGCCAGCCTCATCATGGCCCTGGCCCGCTGA
- the PRKAA2 gene encoding 5'-AMP-activated protein kinase catalytic subunit alpha-2 isoform X2: protein MVMEYVSGGELFDYICKHGRVEEAEARRLFQQILSAVDYCHRHMVVHRDLKPENVLLDAHMNAKIADFGLSNMMSDGEFLRTSCGSPNYAAPEVISGRLYAGPEVDIWSCGVILYALLCGTLPFDDEHVPTLFKKIRGGVFYIPEYLNRSVATLLMHMLQVDPLKRATIKDIREHEWFKEELPSYLFPEDPSYDATVIDDDAVREVCEKFECTESEVMNSLYSGDPQDQLAVAYHLVIDNRRIMNQASEFYLASSPPTGSFMDDSTLHIPPGVKPHPERMPPLIADSPKARCPLDALNTTKPKPLTVKKAKWHLGIRSQSKPYDIMAEVYRAMKQLDFEWKVVNAYHLRVRRKNPVTGNYVKMSLQLYQVDNRSYLLDFKSIDDEVMEQRSGSSTPQRSCSAAGLHRPRLSIDAAAATECPSLMGSLSGSFVGSIPSVPPRLGSHTMDFFEMCASLIMALAR, encoded by the exons ATGGTCATGGAGTACGTGTCCGGCGGGGAACTGTTTGATTACATCTGTAAGCACGGACGT GTGGAGGAGGCAGAAGCTCGACGCCTTTTCCAGCAGATCCTCTCTGCAGTGGATTACTGCCACAGGCACATGGTTGTGCACAGGGACCTGAAGCCAGAGAACGTGCTGCTGGATGCACACATGAATGCAAAGATAGCTGATTTTG GACTGTCCAACATGATGTCAGATGGTGAATTTCTACGCACCAGCTGTGGTTCCCCAAATTATGCAGCCCCTGAAGTCATCTCTGGAAG GCTCTATGCTGGCCCAGAGGTGGACATCTGGAGCTGTGGTGTCATCCTCTACGCCCTCCTGTGCGGCACTCTGCCTTTTGACGACGAGCACGTCCCCACCCTGTTCAAGAAGATCCGTGGCGGGGTGTTTTACATCCCAGAATACCTCAACCGCTCCGTGGCCACGCTGCTCATGCACATGCTGCAGGTGGACCCCCTCAAGCGAGCCACCATCAAGGACATCAG GGAACACGAGTGGTTCAAGGAGGAGCTGCCCAGTtacctgttcccagaggaccCTTCCTACGACGCCACGGTCATCGACGACGACGCGGTGCGGGAGGTGTGCGAGAAGTTCGAGTGCACGGAGTCGGAGGTGATGAACAGCCTGTACAGCGGCGACCCGCAGGACCAGCTGGCCGTGGCCTATCACCTGGTCATCGACAACCGCCGCATCATGAACCAGGCCAGCGAGTTCTACCTGGCCTCCAGCCCCCCCACCGGCTCCTTCATGGACGACAGCACCCTGCACATCCCTCCGGGCGTGAAGCCGCACCCCGAGCGGATGCCGCCGCTCATCGCGGACAGCCCCAAAGCCCGCTGTCCCTTGGACGCCCTCAACACCACCAAGCCAAAGCCCCTGACTGTCAAAAAGGCCAAGTGGCACCTGGGGATCCGCAGCCAGAGCAAACCCTATGACATTATGGCCGAGGTGTACCGGGCTATGAAGCAGCTGGACTTCGAGTGGAAG GTGGTGAACGCCTACCACCTGCGGGTGCGCCGCAAGAACCCCGTGACCGGCAACTACGTGAAGATGAGCCTGCAGCTCTACCAGGTGGACAACCGCAGCTATCTGCTGGACTTCAAAAGCATCGACG ATGAGGTGATGGAGCAGAGGTCTGGCTCCTCCACGCCCCAGCGCTCCTGCTCGGCCGCGGGCTTGCACCGGCCGCGCCTGAGCATCGACGCGGCCGCGGCCACCGAGTGCCCGTCGCTGATGGGCTCCCTGAGCGGCTCCTTCGTTGGCAGCATCCCCTCGGTGCCCCCACGCCTGGGCAGCCACACCATGGACTTCTTTGAGATGTGTGCCAGCCTCATCATGGCCCTGGCCCGCTGA